A genomic segment from Bradyrhizobium sp. CB1015 encodes:
- a CDS encoding tripartite tricarboxylate transporter substrate binding protein BugD codes for MTLIRALTGACAAAIASLGAFIATAEAQTYPTRSITMIVPFAAGGPTDVISRIVTGHMARTLAQSIIIENVVGAGGTTATTRAARAANDGYTLITGHMGTHAASVPLYPKLAYHPEKDFEPIALLAGTPILILARKDFPPKDLKEFVTYVKANAEKVNAAHAGVGSVSHVSCELLHSILDIKPVGVPFNGTGPAMNALVAGQVDYMCDQIVNAVPQINAGTIKAYAIATAERNPSLPNVPTTAEAGLPKFQAQAWNAMFAPKGTSPAIVASLNAAAVKALDDETVKKRLLELGSVIPAPKDRTPEALATLVKNEIAKWSPVLKPAN; via the coding sequence ATGACGTTAATTCGCGCGCTCACAGGCGCATGTGCAGCAGCGATAGCATCGCTGGGCGCCTTCATCGCAACCGCTGAGGCGCAGACCTATCCGACGCGGAGCATTACCATGATCGTGCCCTTTGCTGCCGGCGGGCCGACTGACGTGATATCACGCATCGTCACCGGGCACATGGCGCGGACGCTGGCGCAGAGCATCATCATCGAGAACGTGGTCGGTGCCGGCGGCACCACCGCCACGACGCGTGCCGCGCGTGCGGCCAATGATGGCTATACGCTGATCACCGGGCATATGGGCACGCATGCCGCCTCTGTGCCGCTCTATCCGAAGCTGGCCTATCACCCGGAGAAAGACTTCGAGCCGATCGCCCTGCTGGCTGGCACGCCGATCCTGATCCTGGCGCGCAAGGACTTTCCGCCGAAGGACCTCAAGGAGTTTGTCACCTATGTGAAGGCGAATGCCGAGAAGGTGAACGCCGCGCATGCCGGCGTCGGCTCGGTCTCGCATGTCTCGTGCGAGCTCCTCCACTCGATCCTCGACATCAAGCCCGTCGGTGTGCCCTTCAATGGCACGGGACCTGCGATGAACGCGCTGGTGGCGGGGCAGGTCGACTACATGTGCGACCAGATCGTCAACGCCGTCCCGCAGATCAATGCCGGCACCATCAAGGCCTATGCGATCGCCACGGCCGAGCGCAATCCGTCGCTGCCGAACGTGCCCACGACGGCGGAAGCGGGCCTGCCGAAGTTCCAGGCTCAGGCCTGGAATGCGATGTTCGCGCCGAAGGGGACCTCGCCTGCGATCGTGGCGAGCCTGAATGCTGCCGCCGTCAAGGCGCTCGACGACGAGACTGTGAAGAAGCGCCTGCTCGAACTCGGCAGCGTCATCCCCGCGCCGAAGGACCGAACCCCAGAGGCGCTGGCGACCCTGGTCAAGAACGAGATCGCGAAGTGGAGCCCGGTGCTCAAGCCGGCAAATTAA
- the hflK gene encoding FtsH protease activity modulator HflK, with the protein MPWKNQGGGPWGSGPKGPWGSGPQPVGPRPPDLEDLLRRGQDRLQQIMPGGYFSGVGITLIILLIVAFWLLSGFFRVQSEELGVVLRFGKHVRTVQPGLNYHLPYPIETVLLPKALRVNTISIGMTLIDDPARRGRSVRDVPEESLMLTGDENIVDVDFTVLWRIKPDGVGDFLFNIQNPEGTVKAVAESAMREVIGRSQIQPILTGARNVTEQNVHELIQRTLDSYGAGIQISQVQMQKVDPPAQVIDAFRDVQAARANLEQLQNEAQTYANQVVPQARGRAAQILQAAEGYKEQAVAEAKGQSARFLKVYEEYKKAPDVTRERIYLETMERVLGGADKLVYDGGASGQGIVPYLPLPELTTKRPPTTGPQSSGGSR; encoded by the coding sequence ATGCCGTGGAAGAATCAGGGCGGTGGCCCGTGGGGCTCGGGTCCAAAGGGACCATGGGGCTCAGGTCCGCAACCGGTCGGGCCGAGGCCGCCGGATCTGGAGGACCTTCTGCGGCGCGGCCAGGACCGCCTCCAGCAGATCATGCCGGGTGGTTATTTCTCCGGCGTCGGCATCACGCTGATCATCCTGCTGATCGTTGCATTCTGGCTGCTGTCGGGCTTCTTCCGCGTGCAGTCCGAAGAGCTCGGCGTCGTGCTGCGCTTCGGCAAGCATGTCCGCACCGTGCAGCCGGGCCTGAACTACCATCTGCCTTATCCAATCGAGACAGTGCTGCTGCCGAAGGCGCTGCGCGTCAACACCATCTCCATCGGCATGACGCTGATCGACGATCCGGCGCGGCGCGGCCGCTCAGTTCGTGACGTGCCGGAAGAGAGCCTGATGCTGACCGGCGACGAGAACATCGTCGACGTCGACTTCACCGTGCTCTGGCGCATCAAGCCGGACGGCGTCGGCGATTTCCTCTTCAACATTCAGAATCCCGAAGGCACCGTGAAGGCGGTCGCCGAGAGCGCGATGCGCGAGGTGATCGGCCGCTCGCAGATCCAGCCGATCCTGACCGGCGCGCGGAACGTCACCGAGCAGAACGTGCATGAACTGATCCAGAGGACCTTGGACAGCTACGGCGCGGGCATTCAAATCAGCCAAGTGCAGATGCAGAAGGTGGATCCGCCGGCGCAGGTGATCGACGCCTTCCGCGACGTGCAGGCGGCGCGCGCCAATCTCGAGCAGCTGCAGAACGAAGCGCAGACCTACGCCAACCAGGTGGTGCCGCAGGCGCGCGGACGTGCAGCGCAGATCCTTCAGGCCGCCGAAGGCTACAAGGAGCAAGCGGTCGCCGAGGCCAAGGGCCAGAGCGCGCGCTTTCTGAAAGTTTACGAGGAATACAAGAAAGCGCCCGACGTGACGCGTGAACGGATCTATCTTGAGACGATGGAGCGCGTCCTCGGCGGCGCCGACAAGCTCGTCTATGACGGCGGCGCCTCGGGGCAGGGCATCGTGCCCTATCTGCCGCTTCCCGAACTGACGACCAAGCGACCGCCTACCACCGGTCCGCAGTCGAGCGGAGGCAGCCGATGA
- a CDS encoding thymidylate synthase: MHQYQDLLERILSDGAEKTDRTGTGTLSVFGHQMRFNLSAGFPMLTTKRLPLKAIVHELLWFLKGDTNIKYLRDNRVTIWDEWADANGDLGPVYGHQWRSWPTADGRSIDQIANVIDMIKRTPDSRRLIVTAWNPADVEKMALPPCHLLFQFYVANGKLSCQLYQRSADVFLGVPFNIASYALLTMMVAQVTGLKPGDFVHSFGDAHLYSNHLEQARLQLSRAPRALPVMRINPDVKDIFSFRYEDFELVGYDPHPHIKAEVAV, encoded by the coding sequence ATGCACCAGTATCAGGACCTCCTCGAGCGGATTCTTTCAGACGGCGCCGAGAAGACCGACCGGACCGGCACCGGCACGCTCTCGGTGTTCGGCCATCAGATGCGCTTCAATTTGTCGGCCGGCTTCCCGATGCTGACGACCAAGCGGCTGCCGCTGAAGGCGATCGTGCATGAGCTGCTCTGGTTCCTGAAGGGCGACACCAACATCAAATATCTGCGCGACAACCGCGTGACCATTTGGGACGAGTGGGCGGACGCCAATGGCGATCTCGGCCCGGTGTACGGCCATCAATGGCGCTCCTGGCCCACGGCCGACGGGCGCAGCATCGACCAGATTGCCAATGTCATCGACATGATCAAGCGCACTCCTGATTCCCGCCGGCTGATCGTCACCGCCTGGAATCCGGCCGACGTCGAGAAGATGGCGCTGCCGCCCTGCCACCTGCTGTTCCAGTTCTATGTCGCGAACGGCAAGCTGTCCTGCCAGCTCTATCAGCGGTCGGCCGACGTGTTTCTCGGCGTGCCCTTCAATATCGCCTCTTACGCGCTGCTCACCATGATGGTCGCGCAGGTCACCGGCCTCAAGCCCGGCGACTTCGTACATTCGTTCGGCGATGCGCATCTTTATTCCAACCATCTGGAGCAGGCGCGGCTCCAGCTCAGCCGCGCCCCGCGCGCGCTGCCGGTGATGCGGATCAATCCCGATGTGAAGGACATCTTCTCCTTCCGCTACGAGGACTTCGAGCTCGTCGGCTACGATCCGCATCCGCACATCAAGGCCGAAGTGGCGGTCTAG
- a CDS encoding dihydrofolate reductase → MEIVFVVAIAENGVIGAGNAMPWRLKSDMARFKALTIGKPVIMGRKTFETLRRPLPGRTNIVVTRDAAYRANGAIVTTSPADAGAVALGDALRRSVTEIAVIGGAEIFRQWLDRADRLEITEVHARPEGDTHFDIDKAEWDEVERIRHPAGPDDSADVSYVTYRRRRGH, encoded by the coding sequence ATGGAGATCGTCTTCGTCGTCGCGATCGCGGAGAATGGCGTCATCGGCGCGGGCAATGCGATGCCATGGCGATTGAAGTCCGATATGGCGCGATTCAAGGCGCTGACGATCGGCAAGCCCGTGATCATGGGCCGCAAGACCTTCGAGACCCTGCGCCGGCCGCTGCCGGGCCGCACCAACATCGTGGTCACGCGCGATGCCGCTTATCGCGCCAATGGCGCCATCGTCACGACGTCGCCAGCGGATGCCGGCGCGGTCGCGCTTGGCGACGCCCTGCGGCGTTCGGTCACTGAGATCGCGGTGATCGGCGGCGCCGAGATCTTCCGGCAATGGCTTGATCGCGCCGACCGCCTCGAGATCACCGAAGTGCACGCGCGGCCGGAAGGCGATACGCATTTCGACATCGACAAGGCGGAATGGGACGAGGTTGAACGCATCCGCCACCCTGCCGGCCCCGACGACAGCGCCGACGTCTCCTATGTGACATATCGTCGGCGGCGCGGCCATTAA
- a CDS encoding GNAT family N-acetyltransferase: protein MSLAIRRARPGEAGLVLSFIRELAEYEKLTHEVEATEADIADALFGERPQLYCAIAEWNGEPVGFAVWFLNFSTFSGRHGIYLEDLYVRPSHRGKGLGKALLAYLARECVDNGWSRLQWAVLDWNAPSIAFYKSLGAVMMDDWTLCRVTGPALTRLAGSSA from the coding sequence ATGTCGCTCGCCATCCGCCGTGCACGGCCCGGGGAAGCCGGGCTCGTTCTGTCCTTCATCCGCGAGCTCGCCGAATACGAAAAGCTCACGCACGAGGTGGAGGCGACCGAGGCCGACATCGCCGACGCGCTGTTCGGCGAGAGGCCGCAGCTCTATTGCGCGATCGCGGAGTGGAACGGCGAGCCGGTCGGCTTCGCGGTGTGGTTTCTCAATTTCTCCACCTTCAGCGGCCGCCACGGCATCTATCTCGAAGATCTCTATGTCCGGCCGTCGCATCGCGGCAAGGGCCTCGGCAAGGCGCTGCTGGCCTATCTCGCCAGGGAATGCGTCGACAACGGCTGGTCGCGCCTGCAATGGGCGGTGCTCGACTGGAACGCACCCTCGATCGCGTTCTACAAATCGCTTGGCGCGGTCATGATGGACGACTGGACGCTTTGCCGCGTCACCGGGCCTGCGCTGACACGGCTTGCCGGGAGCTCTGCCTGA
- a CDS encoding IS630 family transposase (programmed frameshift) produces MTRPYSEDIRERALARADAGETVRSIAEALQISPSCVTKWKNLRRDTGGLAPGQIGGHKKRVLSDANADWLRKRIRSGPFTLRKLTQELAARGIKTDVRAVWTFVHAEGLSFKKTLLPAEQDRPDVVRKRTRWKAHQGRIDVARLVFIDETWIKTNMAPLRGWGPCGQRLQASAPFGHWKTMTFIAALRHDRISAPWVIDGPINGELFTLYVEKVLAPTLAPGEIVVLDNLGSHKGKAARQAIRARGAHRIFLPPYSPDLNPIEQVFAKLKHLMRAAEPRDVEATWRKAGELLDLFSETECTNYFKNSGYVSV; encoded by the exons ATGACGCGACCCTATTCGGAAGACATCCGGGAACGGGCTTTGGCGCGAGCTGACGCAGGGGAAACGGTTCGTTCGATTGCCGAGGCGCTCCAGATCAGCCCCTCCTGCGTGACGAAGTGGAAGAATCTGAGGCGGGATACCGGAGGCCTGGCGCCCGGCCAGATCGGCGGCCACAAGAAGCGGGTTCTGTCGGATGCCAACGCCGACTGGCTGCGCAAACGCATTCGCTCGGGGCCATTCACCTTGCGCAAGCTGACGCAGGAGCTGGCTGCACGGGGGATCAAGACAGACGTGCGGGCGGTGTGGACTTTTGTTCACGCCGAGGGGCTCAGCTTC AAAAAAACGCTTCTACCGGCCGAGCAGGATCGCCCAGACGTCGTCCGTAAGCGGACCCGCTGGAAAGCACATCAAGGCAGGATCGACGTCGCACGGTTGGTTTTTATCGACGAGACGTGGATCAAGACCAATATGGCGCCGCTACGCGGCTGGGGGCCTTGTGGACAGCGCCTCCAAGCATCTGCACCTTTCGGCCATTGGAAGACCATGACCTTCATCGCGGCGCTGCGTCACGATCGGATCAGCGCGCCTTGGGTGATCGATGGTCCCATCAATGGTGAGCTCTTCACGCTGTACGTCGAGAAGGTGTTGGCACCCACCCTCGCACCGGGCGAGATCGTCGTTCTCGACAATCTTGGCAGCCATAAGGGCAAAGCGGCTCGCCAAGCCATCCGCGCCAGAGGCGCCCACCGCATCTTCTTGCCGCCATATAGCCCTGACCTCAATCCGATCGAGCAGGTCTTCGCCAAACTCAAACATCTCATGCGAGCTGCCGAGCCCCGTGACGTGGAGGCAACCTGGAGAAAGGCTGGTGAACTCCTCGATCTCTTCTCCGAGACGGAGTGCACCAACTACTTCAAAAACTCAGGCTACGTTTCCGTATAA